One region of Microbacterium sp. M28 genomic DNA includes:
- a CDS encoding GntR family transcriptional regulator has protein sequence MAEALAPQGLQRGLLSDQIYLMIKAMIKDSRLAPGEQLVESQLARQLEVSQAPVRDALKRLAHEGLVSHIRHQGNFVATYTDDEAAQAKIARVELEGLAGRLASGNLDADRRTELITVIEQMHAAADDSDLPAFRELDFVFHRAVIEASGNVYLPKMWDLLEPSLRVMHVLGDPTFTGDWHEVAEWHRGLLDVLDAGDPDAASTLFRRHAAGTLLEDQEAPSA, from the coding sequence ATGGCAGAAGCACTGGCTCCGCAGGGGCTGCAGCGAGGGCTGCTCTCCGATCAGATCTACCTGATGATCAAGGCGATGATCAAGGACTCCCGTCTCGCACCCGGCGAGCAGCTGGTGGAGTCTCAGCTCGCCCGTCAGCTGGAGGTCAGCCAGGCGCCCGTGCGCGATGCGTTGAAGCGATTGGCACACGAAGGACTCGTGTCGCACATCCGCCATCAGGGCAACTTCGTCGCGACCTACACCGATGACGAGGCCGCTCAGGCCAAGATCGCACGTGTCGAACTCGAGGGACTCGCCGGACGGCTGGCCAGTGGCAATCTGGATGCGGATCGTCGCACCGAGCTGATCACGGTCATCGAGCAGATGCATGCGGCCGCCGATGATTCCGATCTTCCGGCTTTCCGAGAACTGGACTTCGTGTTCCACCGGGCCGTCATCGAAGCGAGTGGCAACGTCTACCTCCCCAAGATGTGGGATCTGCTCGAACCCAGCCTGCGCGTGATGCACGTGCTCGGTGACCCGACGTTCACAGGGGACTGGCATGAGGTCGCCGAGTGGCACCGCGGGCTCCTGGACGTCCTCGATGCCGGGGACCCGGACGCGGCATCCACCCTGTTCCGCCGGCACGCGGCCGGGACTCTCCTCGAGGATCAGGAAGCGCCCAGCGCGTAG
- a CDS encoding amidohydrolase family protein: protein MRIVDAHIHLWDRTRHPLSWFRDDMGLAPRVTAADLEAEAAVDAAIAVQAADTLEEAAWLTEQAARSPMLSRIVLQYSPAPGAWAGVAARALGPEVAGLRAAIPQHAADLSDVVELDALADGLARTDRVLEFLIRPDQLPGVAALADRHPDLTVVLCHLGLGAGDPTPGWRADLVDVARRSTVHAKLSGVVGARTDHELQEISDAALAAFGPHRLMFGSDWPMSARNLHHSDVVSATARMLSALSRDDAASVWHGTADRVYALGAS from the coding sequence ATGCGCATCGTCGACGCCCACATCCATCTCTGGGACCGCACACGGCATCCGCTGTCCTGGTTCCGTGACGACATGGGGCTCGCACCGCGCGTGACGGCGGCCGACCTCGAGGCGGAGGCGGCCGTGGATGCCGCGATCGCTGTGCAGGCCGCCGACACGCTCGAGGAAGCCGCCTGGCTCACCGAGCAGGCGGCGCGGAGCCCGATGCTGTCGCGCATCGTGCTTCAGTACTCGCCCGCACCGGGCGCATGGGCCGGGGTCGCGGCGAGGGCGCTGGGGCCTGAAGTGGCGGGACTCCGGGCCGCGATTCCGCAGCATGCGGCCGACCTCTCCGACGTCGTCGAGCTGGACGCTCTGGCGGATGGCCTCGCCCGCACCGACCGGGTTCTCGAGTTCCTCATCCGCCCCGACCAGCTCCCCGGCGTCGCGGCACTCGCCGACCGGCATCCAGACCTGACCGTGGTGCTGTGCCATCTGGGGCTCGGCGCCGGCGACCCGACGCCCGGCTGGCGCGCGGATCTCGTCGATGTCGCACGCCGGAGCACCGTGCACGCCAAGCTCTCCGGCGTGGTCGGCGCACGGACCGATCATGAGCTGCAGGAGATCTCGGATGCCGCGCTGGCGGCTTTCGGGCCGCATCGACTGATGTTCGGAAGCGACTGGCCGATGTCCGCGCGGAATCTCCACCACTCCGACGTGGTCAGCGCGACCGCACGGATGCTGTCGGCACTCAGCCGCGACGACGCGGCCTCCGTCTGGCACGGCACCGCTGACCGGGTCTACGCGCTGGGCGCTTCCTGA
- a CDS encoding aldo/keto reductase, whose translation MAFRAELRPLIEADSRHDSLGLGCAPIGNLYTAVGDDDAVATVQAALGHGIRFFDTAPNYGAGESERRLGAALAGIDRDTVTLATKVGRMIVDADGTEVPVGGSGAGLVSDIGYDAVWRSVEGSLKRLRTDRIDLLHLHDPEDVDAALSGAMRAMIELREQGVVRALGVGMVRTAPLTRFAAEAPVDVIMEAGRLTLLDRTALDELLPASAAHGVGILAAGVYNSGILADPRGAAYFDYHPAPPATVSTALRLEEACLSAGASLADAAVQYPFQHDVEGVIVGARTPSEVEAFVASANARIPDALWSELDRIATG comes from the coding sequence ATGGCGTTCCGCGCAGAGCTCCGTCCGCTGATCGAGGCCGACAGCCGCCACGACTCTCTCGGCCTCGGCTGCGCGCCGATCGGCAACCTCTACACCGCGGTCGGCGACGACGATGCCGTCGCCACCGTCCAGGCTGCGCTCGGCCACGGCATCCGCTTCTTCGACACGGCCCCGAACTACGGCGCCGGCGAGAGCGAGCGTCGACTGGGCGCGGCTCTCGCGGGCATTGATCGCGATACCGTGACGCTCGCGACGAAGGTGGGGCGCATGATCGTGGACGCCGACGGCACCGAGGTCCCGGTCGGAGGGAGCGGCGCAGGACTGGTGAGCGACATCGGCTACGACGCCGTGTGGCGCAGCGTCGAGGGGAGCCTGAAGCGCCTCCGTACGGATCGGATCGACCTGCTGCACCTGCACGACCCCGAGGACGTGGACGCCGCACTGTCCGGTGCGATGCGGGCGATGATCGAGCTCAGGGAGCAGGGCGTCGTCCGCGCGCTCGGTGTCGGAATGGTGCGGACGGCGCCGTTGACACGGTTCGCCGCGGAGGCGCCGGTCGACGTCATCATGGAAGCCGGCCGGCTGACTCTGCTGGACCGAACCGCGCTCGACGAGCTGCTGCCCGCGTCCGCTGCGCACGGCGTCGGCATCCTCGCCGCCGGCGTGTACAACTCGGGCATCCTCGCCGATCCACGCGGCGCCGCGTACTTCGACTACCACCCGGCCCCGCCCGCGACGGTCTCGACGGCGCTGCGCCTCGAGGAGGCCTGCCTGAGTGCGGGCGCGAGCCTCGCCGATGCCGCCGTCCAGTACCCGTTTCAGCATGATGTCGAAGGGGTGATCGTCGGCGCCAGGACCCCATCCGAGGTGGAGGCCTTCGTCGCGAGTGCGAACGCCCGGATCCCCGACGCGCTCTGGTCCGAACTCGACCGCATCGCCACCGGCTGA
- a CDS encoding Ig-like domain-containing protein yields MKRAATTLILTALVATALPALHPEPASAVDEPPGDVIYVATDGDDEAVGSVDAPLATLEAARDLIRERKQAGTLSADGTTVYLREGSYQRSASFSLGAEDSGTADAPIVYRSYPGEVATLTGGQALAYEDFRLTEDQAVLDRVIDESARDDIREIDLAALGIDDYGQLSRHGYWKANDVSVTPPMELYVDGQGMTLARWPNAGATKDTVQMGDIIDPGPTRADADLQERGGTFTYTYDRPQHWTQAEDVWLDGIFGYSWEWSYNKIEAIDTEAKTITLRYGEMSGIMKSWFPDFHFAQNLLEELDAPGEYYIDRAAGKLYLVPNAAFLAGRGEPVVTTLDEPMIRADGASHITFDDLVLEYGRATAAVILGGSNVTIQHSDIRNFTDGGVLINSPGRYTYDGIPVNRGGKGHAVLDSELSHVGGVGVVLQGGDKTTLTPGNNSVQNSEIHDFAYYHKAYNPGVMFDGVGNVARGNEIHDAPHPGIIVHGNDHLFEQNEVYDVCKTFHDLGAIYMNAGMTPQQRGHVFRQNYFHDIGAGMAGVEGIYADNFTWDLTIEKNIFVNMGNSAIKSGSADYIEATNNIFVDANVPYDNYELWMGDQEGNVVDRSYMPEWEKVFVENNDFVGTPYLEKYPELGHFFEDNHYFPDHSTFARNVVWNPTVPRQSQVNAQGARDVKELLNYDSNWVSDGDPGFVDAANGDYRLTEDAAVFAQIPGFEDIGFDEIGTKGHIGQTQSPESVPLEAVAFDADAVTLDVGKELLVQATPLPWNADDAGLVYSSADESIATVDDGKLVGMAPGSTTVTVAAASDAGISDTIEVTVGEGDGVLHFTDFEDGSNGWPTDPNRSIVTGDGGDHVYRIVNGANSQLPRDFTSFVLDFDVTTPATIPANAVMIVYNRNSAGGGYIRYRNAAAGPTWTIFDNAWQTVGEAVLDPSKALPAAATSHVRIAVQDGVIRIVVDGEVVLEDADPAPGAAGKVGFYTEGFSHLDFDDVGFSISAVPVDGIALDANELVLQTGERRPVIATVSPQDASDVRVTWSSSDTAVASVAGGTVSALAAGEATITATSVADPSISATAVVTVADAEHPTVALGDQLADAANWTQSDKLDFDQGTIRVGAEGVHGYEAERFGDGLLEFDATFGAFDGGWYGFQVRSDQTGVPAWQNSNTGYLVVVKEDTIEFQSWSPGQTMLDIIPNTVIEPGSTHRIAFGAVAEGTGTRIVLEVDGKTVWNRLDARENLRIGADGFFNVYHYAKQNSITLTRVAPPATVTGVAWAEEAAPKVKYLVGEGLDVTGMILDVAWSDGKTTKVDVTPEMVTGFDSSRVRPHQKLTVSYEGGAVELVVSVKKKHK; encoded by the coding sequence GCACCCTGTCGGCGGACGGCACCACCGTCTACCTGCGGGAAGGCAGCTACCAGCGCTCCGCATCCTTCTCGCTCGGTGCCGAGGACTCCGGTACGGCGGATGCCCCCATCGTCTATCGGTCGTACCCCGGCGAGGTGGCGACGCTGACCGGCGGTCAGGCCCTCGCGTACGAGGACTTCCGTCTGACCGAGGATCAGGCCGTCCTCGACCGCGTGATCGACGAGTCCGCCAGGGATGACATCCGCGAGATCGACCTTGCGGCTCTCGGCATCGACGACTACGGCCAGCTCAGCCGTCACGGCTACTGGAAGGCCAACGACGTCAGCGTCACCCCGCCGATGGAGCTCTACGTCGATGGCCAGGGGATGACCCTCGCACGCTGGCCCAACGCGGGCGCCACCAAGGACACGGTGCAGATGGGCGACATCATCGATCCGGGTCCCACCCGCGCTGATGCCGACCTGCAGGAGCGTGGCGGCACCTTCACCTACACATACGATCGTCCGCAGCACTGGACCCAGGCAGAAGATGTGTGGCTCGACGGGATCTTCGGATACAGCTGGGAGTGGTCGTACAACAAGATCGAGGCGATCGACACCGAGGCCAAGACCATCACCCTGCGATACGGCGAGATGTCGGGAATCATGAAGAGCTGGTTCCCCGATTTCCACTTCGCGCAGAATCTTCTCGAGGAGCTCGACGCACCGGGGGAGTACTACATCGATCGGGCCGCGGGCAAGCTGTACCTCGTCCCGAACGCCGCCTTCCTCGCCGGGCGAGGCGAACCGGTGGTCACCACGCTCGACGAGCCGATGATCCGCGCCGACGGCGCCTCGCACATCACCTTCGACGACCTCGTGCTCGAGTACGGGCGCGCCACAGCCGCTGTCATCCTCGGCGGGTCGAACGTGACGATCCAGCACAGCGACATCCGCAACTTCACCGACGGCGGTGTGCTCATCAATTCGCCGGGCCGCTACACCTATGACGGAATCCCCGTGAACCGAGGTGGCAAGGGCCACGCGGTGCTGGACAGTGAGCTCAGCCACGTCGGCGGCGTCGGCGTCGTGCTGCAGGGCGGCGACAAGACCACGCTCACGCCGGGCAACAACAGCGTGCAGAACTCGGAGATCCACGACTTCGCGTACTACCACAAGGCCTACAACCCCGGCGTGATGTTCGACGGCGTCGGCAACGTGGCCCGCGGCAACGAGATCCACGACGCCCCGCACCCCGGCATCATCGTGCACGGCAACGATCACCTGTTCGAGCAGAACGAGGTCTACGACGTCTGCAAGACGTTCCACGATCTCGGGGCGATCTACATGAACGCGGGGATGACGCCGCAGCAACGCGGCCACGTGTTCCGGCAGAACTACTTCCATGACATCGGCGCCGGCATGGCCGGTGTCGAAGGGATTTACGCGGACAACTTCACGTGGGACCTCACGATCGAGAAGAACATCTTCGTGAACATGGGAAACAGCGCCATCAAGAGCGGATCGGCCGACTACATCGAGGCCACGAACAACATCTTCGTCGACGCGAACGTCCCGTACGACAACTACGAGCTGTGGATGGGCGATCAGGAGGGCAATGTCGTCGATCGCTCCTACATGCCGGAGTGGGAGAAGGTGTTCGTCGAGAACAACGACTTCGTCGGCACGCCGTATCTCGAGAAGTATCCCGAGCTCGGTCACTTCTTCGAGGACAACCACTACTTCCCCGACCACAGCACGTTCGCCAGGAACGTCGTATGGAACCCGACCGTGCCACGCCAGTCCCAGGTCAACGCGCAGGGGGCGAGAGATGTCAAGGAGCTGCTGAACTACGACAGCAATTGGGTGAGCGATGGTGATCCAGGATTCGTCGATGCCGCGAACGGCGACTACCGACTGACCGAGGACGCGGCGGTGTTCGCACAGATCCCCGGGTTCGAGGACATCGGCTTCGACGAGATCGGTACGAAGGGCCATATCGGCCAGACGCAGTCGCCCGAATCGGTGCCGCTCGAGGCGGTCGCGTTCGATGCCGATGCCGTCACGCTCGACGTCGGCAAGGAACTGCTCGTGCAGGCGACGCCTCTGCCGTGGAACGCGGATGACGCCGGTCTCGTCTACTCATCGGCCGATGAGTCCATCGCGACGGTCGACGACGGGAAGCTGGTCGGAATGGCACCCGGTTCGACGACCGTGACGGTGGCCGCGGCATCCGATGCCGGAATCTCGGACACGATCGAGGTGACCGTCGGCGAGGGCGACGGCGTGCTGCACTTCACCGACTTCGAAGACGGCTCGAACGGGTGGCCGACGGATCCGAACCGCAGTATCGTCACCGGCGACGGCGGCGATCACGTCTACCGGATCGTGAACGGCGCGAACTCGCAGCTCCCGCGGGACTTCACCAGCTTCGTGCTGGACTTCGACGTCACGACGCCGGCGACGATCCCCGCGAATGCGGTCATGATCGTGTACAACCGCAACAGTGCCGGCGGCGGGTACATCCGCTACCGCAATGCTGCCGCAGGCCCGACATGGACGATCTTCGACAACGCGTGGCAGACCGTCGGCGAGGCGGTGCTCGACCCATCGAAGGCATTGCCTGCCGCAGCGACGAGCCATGTCCGCATCGCCGTGCAGGACGGTGTGATCCGCATCGTGGTGGACGGAGAGGTCGTCCTCGAGGACGCGGACCCGGCCCCGGGAGCCGCCGGGAAGGTCGGGTTCTACACCGAGGGCTTCTCGCACCTGGACTTCGACGACGTCGGGTTCTCGATCTCGGCGGTCCCGGTGGACGGCATCGCTCTCGACGCGAACGAGCTGGTCCTGCAGACCGGCGAGCGCCGTCCGGTGATCGCGACGGTGTCGCCGCAGGACGCCAGTGACGTGCGCGTCACGTGGTCCAGCAGCGACACGGCCGTGGCATCGGTCGCCGGCGGCACGGTCTCCGCCCTCGCGGCCGGCGAAGCGACGATCACGGCCACGTCGGTGGCCGATCCGTCGATCTCGGCTACGGCGGTCGTGACGGTCGCGGATGCCGAGCACCCCACCGTCGCGCTCGGCGACCAGCTCGCCGATGCGGCGAACTGGACGCAGTCGGACAAGCTCGACTTCGATCAGGGGACGATACGGGTAGGCGCGGAGGGGGTGCACGGCTATGAGGCGGAGCGCTTCGGAGACGGGCTGCTGGAGTTCGACGCGACCTTCGGCGCGTTCGACGGCGGCTGGTACGGGTTCCAGGTCCGATCCGACCAGACGGGTGTCCCTGCCTGGCAGAACTCCAACACGGGCTACCTCGTCGTCGTCAAGGAGGACACGATCGAGTTCCAGAGCTGGAGTCCGGGGCAGACGATGCTCGACATCATCCCGAACACCGTGATCGAGCCGGGAAGCACCCACCGCATCGCGTTCGGCGCCGTCGCCGAGGGCACCGGAACCCGTATCGTCCTCGAGGTGGACGGGAAGACCGTTTGGAATCGTCTGGATGCCAGAGAGAACCTGCGCATCGGTGCCGACGGCTTCTTCAACGTCTACCACTACGCCAAGCAGAACAGCATCACGCTGACGAGGGTCGCACCGCCTGCGACCGTCACGGGGGTGGCATGGGCCGAGGAGGCCGCGCCGAAGGTGAAGTACCTCGTCGGTGAGGGGTTGGACGTGACCGGGATGATCCTGGACGTCGCTTGGAGCGACGGCAAGACGACCAAGGTCGATGTGACACCTGAGATGGTGACGGGGTTCGACAGCAGCCGAGTGCGCCCGCACCAGAAGCTGACCGTCTCCTACGAGGGCGGCGCGGTGGAGCTCGTCGTATCCGTGAAGAAGAAGCACAAGTGA
- a CDS encoding ribonuclease activity regulator RraA, whose translation MSDTPLIRPDFTLPVRGPMYERPSAELMSSFDQVSSATACAKLHGLGIRHSYVDGPVPLSPGQRVVGSALTLQFMPQREDLASGHGQEYAERHTALWHVLEAVQPGDVLVIQAYGSRFSGCIGDILARYFARKGGAGIVVDGRIRDSGKIRELGIPVWSTGTTPHYASQSELTPWGYDVPVAVGGSLCMPGDVVVADDDGPVIVPRAMASSVVDSARDHEEWEGFSRQRLDEGARLSDYYPLTPDSREEYEAWRSAQSSVR comes from the coding sequence ATGAGCGACACCCCTCTGATCCGCCCCGACTTCACGCTTCCCGTCCGCGGGCCGATGTACGAGCGGCCGTCCGCCGAACTGATGTCCTCGTTCGACCAGGTGTCTTCCGCGACCGCGTGCGCGAAGCTCCACGGCCTCGGCATCCGTCACAGCTACGTCGACGGACCGGTCCCGCTCTCCCCCGGTCAGCGCGTCGTAGGCTCCGCGCTGACGCTGCAGTTCATGCCGCAGCGCGAGGATCTCGCCTCCGGACACGGTCAGGAGTACGCCGAACGGCACACCGCTCTGTGGCACGTCCTGGAGGCCGTGCAGCCCGGTGACGTTCTCGTCATCCAGGCGTACGGAAGCCGATTCTCAGGCTGCATCGGCGACATCCTCGCGCGATACTTCGCCCGCAAGGGCGGCGCGGGCATCGTCGTCGACGGCCGGATCCGCGACTCGGGCAAGATCCGCGAACTCGGCATCCCCGTGTGGTCGACGGGGACCACCCCCCACTACGCCTCGCAGTCCGAACTCACGCCGTGGGGCTATGACGTCCCCGTCGCCGTCGGCGGCTCGTTGTGCATGCCGGGAGACGTCGTCGTCGCGGACGACGACGGACCGGTCATCGTCCCCCGGGCGATGGCATCGAGCGTGGTCGATTCCGCGCGCGACCATGAGGAATGGGAGGGCTTCAGCCGTCAGCGGCTGGATGAGGGCGCGCGCCTGAGCGACTACTACCCTCTCACTCCGGACAGCCGGGAGGAGTACGAGGCATGGCGTTCCGCGCAGAGCTCCGTCCGCTGA